The following DNA comes from Gemmatimonadota bacterium.
CCATCCTCGATGTCCGGCAGGCGGAAGTCACCAAGACCCGCGCCGATGTCCAGCTCTTGCGCGCGCAGCAGAGTGAGACCGACGCGAAGATCGAGCTCTTCCGCCTGATGGGGGTGCCCTCGGGTGATGACCTCGAAGCGGTGACCTTGTCGGAAGCGTTCCCGCTCGTCGAGACGAAGTTCGACCTCAACGAGCTGCGCGCGATGGCCAAGGAGCACAACCCGGGCCTCCGCACCCTCGACGCACAGGCAGACGCAGCACGGCTTGGGGTCAAGTCGGCCAAGTCGGAGTTTCTGCCGTCACTGTCGCTCTCGACCGGACTGAACGGCTACACCCAGCAGTACACGGATGTAAACGCGCTGTTGGCGAACCGGCTGTCCGGAGCGCAGGGGAGCGCAGCCAACTGCCAGTTCCAGAACGGCATCCTGTCGCGGCTGACCTCGCCGCACCCGGCGCCGAATGGCGGCATCATCGCCGACTGCAACGCGTACGCGGGGCTCGATGCCACCGGGGCGTCGCTGGACCCGACGGTGACGCAGGCGATCCGTAGCGGTAATAGCGTCTTCCCGTTCTCGTTCACGCGGCAGCCGATCTCGGTGTCGGCCTCCATCAGCGTCCCGATCTGGGATGGCTTCTCTCGCTCGACCCGCGTCTCCCAGGCCCGTGCCCAGGAAGACGATGCCCGGGAATCGCTGCGGGCCCAGGCGCTCTCGGTCGACGGGCAGCTGCAGTCACGCGTGCTGGCAGTGCGGACCTCCTGGGAAGCAGCCAGGATTCAGGATCTCAACCGGACGGCAGCGCGCGAGCAACTCCGTCTGGCGCAGGAGAAGTACCGGATCGGCAACGGTTCGGCGCTGGAAGTCTCGGACGCCCAGAACGCGGTGACCCAAGCCGAAGCAGACTATGTCTCCGCAGTGTATGACTATCATCTCGCCGTCGTCGGCCTCGAAGCCGTCGTCGGTCGCCCACTTCGCTGAAGAATAGAGGACAGCCAGATGTCTCGTGGATCCAAGATCGGACTCGGAATCGGACTGGTCGTGATCGTGCTCGGTGCGGTCACCATCCTCGGTGGCGCCCGCGGCAAGAACAAGCCCGTCGAGGTCAAGCTCGAACAGGTCGGTAATCGTGACTTGGTCGCCGCGGTTACGGCCAGCGGCAAGATCGAGGCGAAAAGCCAGGTCGATATCTCGTCGGAAGTCACGGCGCGTATCACCGCGATCACGGTCAAGGAAGGCGACCTGGTGAAGAAGGGTCAGTTGCTCGTCGAGCTCGACCAGGTGCAGTTCAAGGGCGCCGTCGATCGTGCCACCGCCTCGCTGACCTCGGTCGAGGCGCAGCTGATGCAGTCGCGTGCCAACCGCGATCAGGCCAAGCGCGCACTCGATCGTTCGAAGGAACTGAAGAAGACGGCGCCGACGCTGATCACCGATGAGTCGATGGAGCAGGCCCAGCAGGCGTTCGACGTCGCCGATGCGAATCTCAAGTCGAGCGAAGCCAACGTGATGCAGACTCGCGCCTCACTCAAGGAAGCCCAGGACAACCTCGCACGCACGCGGCTCTTCTCGCCGATCTCGGGTCGGGTCGTCCGGCTGGCGGTCGAGGAAGGCGAAGTCGCCGTGCCAGGCACCTTCTCGCGTGAAACCGGCTTGCTGATGCGGATCGCCGATCTCTCCGTGATCCAGGCCAAGGTCAAGGTCGACGAAACCGACGTCGTGCGGCTCGCGTTGGGCGATTCGGTCTCGGTTTCGATCGACGCCTTCCCCGACACGGCGTTCGTGGGCAAGGTCACCAAGGTCGGCAACAGCGCGGCGACCACGGCGGCCGGCAGCAGCGGCACCGCAGATCGCGCGGTCGACTTCGAAGTGGAAGTCACCCTGACCAATCCACCGGCCGACGTGCGGCCGGACCTGAGCATGACGGCGCGGATCATCACCGATACGCGGAAGAGCGTCCTCAGCATTCCGATCATCGCACTGACCGCTCGCGCGCATGAGGTCGTCGGCAGCGAGACGAAGCCCGCGGCACCGAAGAGCCCGGCCGACACGGCCAATGGCAAGAAGCCGAAGGAGCGTGAGGGTGTCTTCGTCGTGAACAATGGGGTCGCGATGTTCCGCGCCGTGAAGGTCGGCATCGCCGGCGACGAATATTTCGAGGTGCTGGACGGGCTGAAGGCCGGCGAAACGCTGGTGGCCGGCTCCTATCAGGCGATCCGCGACATGAAGGACTCGACGAAGGTGAAGGCAGCGCCCGCAGGGATGGAGGTCAAGAAGCCGTGAGCGATGACATCATTCGCCTCGAGGGCATCACCCGCGAATACGTGATGGGGAGCGAGCGTGTGCTCGCCCTTCGCGGGGTGGACCTCACCATCAAGCGGAACGAATACGTCGCGATCATGGGGCCTTCCGGTTCCGGCAAGTCGACGATGATGAACATGCTCGGCGCGCTCGATACACCGACCGCAGGCAAGTACTGGCTCAACGGGCACGAAGTGTCCCAGATGGCGGATGACGATCTGGCGCGGGTTCGCAACCGCGAGATCGGCTTCGTCTTCCAGACCTTCAACCTGTTGCCGCGCGCCTCGGCGCTCGCGAATGTCGAGCTCCCGCTGGTCTACGCCGGCATCGGCGGCAAGGAACGGAAGCAGCGGGCAGAGTCGGCCCTGGAGCGGGTCGGGCTGGGGCAGCGGATGCACCACAAGCCCAACGAACTTTCCGGTGGTCAGCGGCAGCGGGTCGCGATTGCCCGCGCACTCGTGAACGAGCCGTCAATCCTGCTCGCGGACGAGCCGACCGGCAACCTCGACTCGGCGACGAGCGAGGAAATCATGCGCGTGTTCGGACAGCTGCACGCGCAGGGTCAGACGGTACTGATCGTGACCCACGAACCGGACATCGCCGCACACGCCCGCCGCGTTGTGATCCTCCGCGACGGCAAGGTCGACTCCGACAAGCTGAATCCGGTGCCTTCCAGCAGCGCGGCGGCCTGAGATGCCACTCTTCGAGGCGGTGCGGCTGGCGCTGACCTCGATCCGGGCGCAGAAGCTCAAGAGCTTCTTCTCCCTGGTCGGTGTGCTCATCGGCGTCACCTTCCTGATCGCGGTTGTGTCGATCGTGCAGGGAATGAATGTCTACATGACCGACAAGTTCGCCGGGGCCCTGATCGGTGTGAACACCTTCCAGCTCCGCTCCCGCCCGAACATCCAGACGGGAGATGCGAGCGACGAGGATTGGCGCCGCTGGCAGCGCAATCCGCGCATCACCACCGAGGATGCGGCCTACGTCGAGGCCAACCTCAAGGTGCCGGCGCGGTTTGCCCGCTCCGGGTTCGACCGCGCGACACTCACCTGGCAGGGGCGCCAGGCCAAGGATATCGACGTCAATACCGTCGATGCCGAGTTCTTCACGATCAAGCACTACGACATCGTCGAAGGACGCGCCTTCTCGCCGCAAGAGGTCACCATCGGTGCGGCCGTGGTCGTCCTCGGCTACGAGCTGGGCGATCGGCTCTTCAATGGCCGCGACCCCATTGGCCAGACCATCAGTATTGCCGGCCTGCCGCATCGCGTCATCGGCGTGGTCGCGAAGCAGGGCAATCTCTTCGGCATTTCGCTGGACAAGTTCGTGATCACACCAGTCACTTCCCCGGCGCGGCGGATCGCGAACCGTCCGCACGTCATCGACGATCTGCATATCCAGGCGATCAATCCCGACCAGATGAATGCGGCGATGGAAGAGGTCCGGGTGATGATGCGGGTGCGGCGCGGCCTCAAGCCAGGTCAGCCCGACAACTTCCATCTGGAGTCGGTCGAGGCGGCCCTCGAGGGGTGGAAGAAGATCTCTCGCGTGCTCTTCATGGCGCTCCCCGGGCTGGTCGCGATCTCGCTCGTGGTCGGCGGGATCGTCATCATGAACATCATGCTGATGGCCGTATCGGAACGCACGCGTGAAATCGGGGTCCGCAAGGCCCTCGGTGCCAAGCGACGGGACATCATGGCGCAGTTCGTCGTCGAGTCGGCCACACTCTCGGTGACGGGTGCCATTCTCGGGATCGGAGCCGGCATCGTCCTGGCCTTCGCCATCCGGGCGTTCTCGCCACTGCCGGCTGCGGTGGCTCCCTGGTCGATCGGAGTGGGCGTGGCCCTCGGCATCTTCGTCGGGATGGTCGCCGGGGTGTACCCGGCGCGTCAGGCGTCCCGGCTCGATCCTATCACCGCATTGAGGCAGGAATGAGCAAGACCCTGGGTCGTGGCAACCTCCTTGCCCGCGCCGCAGAGGGTGTCACTCTCGCCCTCGATTCGGTGCGTGCGAGCAAGCTCCGTGCTGCGCTGACCATTCTCGGGATTGCGATCGGAGTGATGGTCGTCATCGCGATGGCCTCGATGATCACCGGCATCCAGGGCTCGGTCAGCGAGATCGTCCAGCGCGCGGGGCCGAAGTCGTTCTACGTCATGCGCTATTTCCGCGCCGGGCTGCAGATCTCCGACGGCACCGATGAGATGTCGCCGTGGCGCCGCCGCCCGCAGGTCACCCGCGAAGAGGCGGAGATGATCAGCAGGCTCCCGTCGGTAGCGGCCGTCAACCTGCGCGAGAGTTCGAGTTCGCGGGTCTCGTACCGTGACAAGTCCTTCGAGGACACCCAGATCGAGGGGATGAGCCCCGCGTGGCTCGAGGTCGAAGGCGGCGAGCTCAAGGATGGCCGCAACTTCACCCCGGTCGAAGACCTCAGCGGCTCCTTCGTTGTGGTCATCAACAAGGCGGCAGCCGACAAGCTGACGCCCGGTCTGGACCCGGTCGGCAAGGTCATCAAGATCTTCGGGCTGCCGTTCACGGTCGTGGGGCTGTACGAGGACCCATCGGGGCTCTTCTCCGACCAGAAGCAGCCGAAGTTTGTCGTGCCGCACACGACGTTCGTGAAGGCGGCCACCTTCAACTGGGGCTGGCTGCAGGTGTCGGTATTCCCGACGAGCCTCAGCACCCAGACGGCCACGATGGATGAAGTCACCGTGGCGCTGCGAGTCTACCGTGGCCTCAAGCCGGGCGAAGCGAACAACTTCGATCTGGTCTCGGGTGATCAGTTCATGGAGTCGTTCAACAGCATGACCGCCGGCTTCTTCCTGGTGATGCTGGTGCTCTCGAGCGTCGGCCTGATGGTCGGCGGCGTTGGGGTCGTCGCAATCATGATGATCTCGGTCACCGAGCGCACCCGTGAGATCGGCGTCCGCAAGGCGCTGGGGGCCACCCGCGGCGAAATCCTCTTCCAGTTCCTGGTCGAGGCCGCCACGCTCACCCTGCTCGGCGGACTCTGCGGGATGGCAATGGGGGCCCTGATTGCGTGGGGGATTCACTCACTCACGCCGATCCCGGCAGAAATCCCGCTCTGGTCGGTTGCCGCCGCGATCGGCGCGTCGATCGTCACCGGCGTCCTCTTCGGCCTCTACCCCGCCAACAAGGCGGCGAGACTGGATCCGATCGAGGCGTTGCGGTACGAATAGGACGAGAAGGGAGAAGGGAGAAGGGAGAAGCGCGAACGGCACAGGGGCCGGTATCTCATTGAGGTGCTGGCCTCGCGGCTTTCCTCCCTTCTCGCTTCTCCCTTCTCCCTTCTCGCTTCTCGCTTGTAGGTCTTACTTTTCATGGATGCCCTACTCCGAGGCCCTCCGCCTCGCCCTCGCCACGATCTGGGGCGCCAAGCTCCGATCCTTCTTCACCCTCCTCGGCATCATCGTCTCCGTCGGCTTCCTCGTCACCGTGGTCGCCGTGATCCAGGGAATGAATTTCTATGTTCGGGAAAACCTCACCGGCGCGATGATCGGCACCAACGCCTTTCAGGTGCGCCGCACGCCGATCTCGGTCGGGCTGCTCGACGATGAGGAAGTGCGCCGGCTCAGCATGCGCCCATTGATTTCGCGCGACGACGCCGCCATGGTGGCGCGAGCACTCCCGGACGCGGAAGCCGTGGCGCTGCAGTCGGGCTGGCCGACGCCGGCGTCGGATGTCGTCTATCGCAATCAGAGTGTCGGGGGAGTCCTGATCTTCGGTATCACCCCGCCCTACCAGCTGGTGCAGGACTACATCTTCGCCGCGGGGCAGGAACTCACGGAACCCGATCTCGAGCGTCGTCGCGCCGTTGTCGTGCTCGGCTGGGACGTGGCCTACAAGCTCTTCCCCACGCCGGAGATGGCCATCGGCAAGAGGGTCCGCGTGGCGGGACGGGAGTTCGAAGTGCGCGGCGTCACCGCCAAGAAGGGCACCACGCTGGGGCAGTCGTTCGATGGCTTCGTGCTGATGCCCCTGTCATCGTTCGAGTCGATCTACGGGCGGCGCTCCACCACCGTGATTTCGGTGAAGATGCGCGACGCAGAGGAGATCCCGTCGGCAATGAATCGGGCCGAGGAGGCGATGCGGCTGGCGCACCGGCTGCGCCCGCGTCAGGAGAACGACTTCACCGTAGACAAGGCCGACGCGCTTATCGCCTTCTGGCAATCGCTCACGGCACTGCTCTTCGCCGTGGTACCGGCCGTGGTCTGTATCGGCATCGTGGTCGGCGGGATCGTGATCATGAACATCATGCTGATGTCGGTGAGTGAGCGCACCCGCGAGATCGGTGTACGCAAGGCACTCGGGGCCAATCGACGTGACATTCTCCGTCAGTTCCTCGTCGAGACCATCCTGTTGAGCAGCTTCGGAGGCATCATCGGGGTCAGTGCCGGGTGGATTCTGGCCCAGGCTGTGGCCGCCTTCACCCCGCTCCCGGCACGGGTAACGTGGTGGTCGGTCGCCATCGCCCTGGTCCTTGGCGTCACGACGGGCATCGTGTTCGGCGTCTATCCCTCGTCGCGCGCCGCGCGACTCGACCCCATCGCCGCGCTGCGACAGGAGTAACGATGGCCTTCCGCCTGGCAAACGTGTCGGAAGGGGTCGTTCTGGCCTTCGAAGCAATGCGCGGCAACAAGCTTCGCTCCGCGCTGACCATCCTCGGTGTGGTGATCGGTGTCACGACCGTGATGGTGATGGCCTCCCTGGTCGAGGGCATTCGCTCCCAGATCTTCGCATCGATTGCGAATGCATCGCCACAGTCGTTCTACGTCATCCGCTTCTACTCCTCGACGCCACTCAATCCTGACCGGTTGCCGGCCGAAGTGCGCATGCGCCCCATCCTCTCAGAGGCCGACGCCGAGGCACTCTCCAAGGTGCCGGGAATCCGGCACGCCGGGCTCTGGGTGCAGGTACCGCAACGGATGAGTTTCGCCGGCGAGGGCTCGCAGCCGTTGCTGGTCTACGGGGCCGACAATTCCTACGTGGAAATTCAGGGCGGCACCCTGTTGCGCGGGCGGTGGTTCTCGAAGGGCGAGCTCAGCGCGGGGACCCAGGTACTGGTCATCGAGGACAAGGCCGCGCAACGCCTCATGGGGAGCCTCGACCCGCTTGGGCGCGTGGTCAGGATCGGGGGACGGCCGTTCACCGTGATCGGAGTGTTTGCGGAACCTGATAACATCTTTGCTCCGCCAGGTGCCACGAACGGTGGCGTGATTCCTTTCCGGGCTGCGCAGCAGAACTTCCATTACGACGCGACCAACGGGCTCTTCCTCGCAACGCTCGCGGAGCGCGGCACCCGCGTGGTCGACGCACAGGATGCTGCCATCGCCAATCTTCGGCGCGCTCGCTCACTGCGGCCCGCCGACCCCAACAACTTCGAT
Coding sequences within:
- a CDS encoding ABC transporter permease — encoded protein: MSKTLGRGNLLARAAEGVTLALDSVRASKLRAALTILGIAIGVMVVIAMASMITGIQGSVSEIVQRAGPKSFYVMRYFRAGLQISDGTDEMSPWRRRPQVTREEAEMISRLPSVAAVNLRESSSSRVSYRDKSFEDTQIEGMSPAWLEVEGGELKDGRNFTPVEDLSGSFVVVINKAAADKLTPGLDPVGKVIKIFGLPFTVVGLYEDPSGLFSDQKQPKFVVPHTTFVKAATFNWGWLQVSVFPTSLSTQTATMDEVTVALRVYRGLKPGEANNFDLVSGDQFMESFNSMTAGFFLVMLVLSSVGLMVGGVGVVAIMMISVTERTREIGVRKALGATRGEILFQFLVEAATLTLLGGLCGMAMGALIAWGIHSLTPIPAEIPLWSVAAAIGASIVTGVLFGLYPANKAARLDPIEALRYE
- a CDS encoding ABC transporter ATP-binding protein gives rise to the protein MGSERVLALRGVDLTIKRNEYVAIMGPSGSGKSTMMNMLGALDTPTAGKYWLNGHEVSQMADDDLARVRNREIGFVFQTFNLLPRASALANVELPLVYAGIGGKERKQRAESALERVGLGQRMHHKPNELSGGQRQRVAIARALVNEPSILLADEPTGNLDSATSEEIMRVFGQLHAQGQTVLIVTHEPDIAAHARRVVILRDGKVDSDKLNPVPSSSAAA
- a CDS encoding ABC transporter permease, whose translation is MPYSEALRLALATIWGAKLRSFFTLLGIIVSVGFLVTVVAVIQGMNFYVRENLTGAMIGTNAFQVRRTPISVGLLDDEEVRRLSMRPLISRDDAAMVARALPDAEAVALQSGWPTPASDVVYRNQSVGGVLIFGITPPYQLVQDYIFAAGQELTEPDLERRRAVVVLGWDVAYKLFPTPEMAIGKRVRVAGREFEVRGVTAKKGTTLGQSFDGFVLMPLSSFESIYGRRSTTVISVKMRDAEEIPSAMNRAEEAMRLAHRLRPRQENDFTVDKADALIAFWQSLTALLFAVVPAVVCIGIVVGGIVIMNIMLMSVSERTREIGVRKALGANRRDILRQFLVETILLSSFGGIIGVSAGWILAQAVAAFTPLPARVTWWSVAIALVLGVTTGIVFGVYPSSRAARLDPIAALRQE
- a CDS encoding ABC transporter permease — protein: MPLFEAVRLALTSIRAQKLKSFFSLVGVLIGVTFLIAVVSIVQGMNVYMTDKFAGALIGVNTFQLRSRPNIQTGDASDEDWRRWQRNPRITTEDAAYVEANLKVPARFARSGFDRATLTWQGRQAKDIDVNTVDAEFFTIKHYDIVEGRAFSPQEVTIGAAVVVLGYELGDRLFNGRDPIGQTISIAGLPHRVIGVVAKQGNLFGISLDKFVITPVTSPARRIANRPHVIDDLHIQAINPDQMNAAMEEVRVMMRVRRGLKPGQPDNFHLESVEAALEGWKKISRVLFMALPGLVAISLVVGGIVIMNIMLMAVSERTREIGVRKALGAKRRDIMAQFVVESATLSVTGAILGIGAGIVLAFAIRAFSPLPAAVAPWSIGVGVALGIFVGMVAGVYPARQASRLDPITALRQE
- a CDS encoding efflux RND transporter periplasmic adaptor subunit, whose amino-acid sequence is MSRGSKIGLGIGLVVIVLGAVTILGGARGKNKPVEVKLEQVGNRDLVAAVTASGKIEAKSQVDISSEVTARITAITVKEGDLVKKGQLLVELDQVQFKGAVDRATASLTSVEAQLMQSRANRDQAKRALDRSKELKKTAPTLITDESMEQAQQAFDVADANLKSSEANVMQTRASLKEAQDNLARTRLFSPISGRVVRLAVEEGEVAVPGTFSRETGLLMRIADLSVIQAKVKVDETDVVRLALGDSVSVSIDAFPDTAFVGKVTKVGNSAATTAAGSSGTADRAVDFEVEVTLTNPPADVRPDLSMTARIITDTRKSVLSIPIIALTARAHEVVGSETKPAAPKSPADTANGKKPKEREGVFVVNNGVAMFRAVKVGIAGDEYFEVLDGLKAGETLVAGSYQAIRDMKDSTKVKAAPAGMEVKKP
- a CDS encoding TolC family protein, whose product is MTSRRAGRSLLLLLIGAPALLPAQGAPTTPRQLSLPQALDLARKNSPTYRQSLNDSDPAAAAVRSANWALYPTLGAGTGISYTGSGKSTFNGTVFSQASPTVSSNYRLSASWDVSAGKFIGASQSKAQQRATEENITGAGINLTQTVTSQYLTVLRATATVGVARQQVARNQDFLDLARARNQVGQATILDVRQAEVTKTRADVQLLRAQQSETDAKIELFRLMGVPSGDDLEAVTLSEAFPLVETKFDLNELRAMAKEHNPGLRTLDAQADAARLGVKSAKSEFLPSLSLSTGLNGYTQQYTDVNALLANRLSGAQGSAANCQFQNGILSRLTSPHPAPNGGIIADCNAYAGLDATGASLDPTVTQAIRSGNSVFPFSFTRQPISVSASISVPIWDGFSRSTRVSQARAQEDDARESLRAQALSVDGQLQSRVLAVRTSWEAARIQDLNRTAAREQLRLAQEKYRIGNGSALEVSDAQNAVTQAEADYVSAVYDYHLAVVGLEAVVGRPLR
- a CDS encoding ABC transporter permease, which codes for MAFRLANVSEGVVLAFEAMRGNKLRSALTILGVVIGVTTVMVMASLVEGIRSQIFASIANASPQSFYVIRFYSSTPLNPDRLPAEVRMRPILSEADAEALSKVPGIRHAGLWVQVPQRMSFAGEGSQPLLVYGADNSYVEIQGGTLLRGRWFSKGELSAGTQVLVIEDKAAQRLMGSLDPLGRVVRIGGRPFTVIGVFAEPDNIFAPPGATNGGVIPFRAAQQNFHYDATNGLFLATLAERGTRVVDAQDAAIANLRRARSLRPADPNNFDVLTQDKILETIDKLTSAFFLVMIALSSVALLVGGIGVMAIMMVSVTDRTREIGIRKALGATHNEILWQFLVEAATLTAFGGLLGIAMGMLGGELLKLVLHLNSGPPLWSAVIASGVSVLIGLVFGVVPANRAARMDPVEALRYE